A portion of the Micromonospora tarapacensis genome contains these proteins:
- a CDS encoding sporulation protein encodes MVFKKMLSALGVGGPSVDTVLTNPNTRPGLALDGQVNLIGGEAPANIEQIVVGLVTRVEIEGGDSEYAGIMEFHRQQVSGPLQLAPKQQLSIPFQLPVPWETPITDVYGQRLHGMTMGLRTELAIARAVDKSDLDQVNVHPLPVHERILEAFLQLGFRFKSADLERGRIHGLQQTLPFYQEIEFFASPQYAQTVNELELTFVTNPHGVDVVLECDRRGGFLAPGHDAFGRYQVGHADAERSDWVQVVDGWLQETIGRFGSLRAQAFGPGGYGAPNKFGHPRQRGGVGMGGVVAGAAVGAAGGMLAGHMLGNAFEGAEEDVAEAAGDFGGGEDFGGFEEF; translated from the coding sequence ATGGTCTTCAAGAAGATGCTGAGCGCCCTGGGCGTGGGCGGTCCCAGCGTGGACACCGTCCTGACCAACCCGAACACCCGGCCCGGGCTGGCCCTCGACGGTCAGGTCAACCTGATCGGCGGGGAGGCCCCGGCGAACATCGAGCAGATCGTCGTCGGGCTGGTCACCCGGGTCGAGATCGAGGGCGGCGACAGCGAGTACGCCGGCATCATGGAGTTCCACCGCCAGCAGGTCAGCGGCCCGCTCCAGCTCGCCCCGAAGCAGCAGCTGTCCATCCCGTTCCAGCTGCCGGTGCCGTGGGAGACCCCGATCACCGATGTCTACGGCCAGCGGCTGCACGGCATGACGATGGGGCTGCGCACCGAGCTGGCGATCGCCCGCGCGGTGGACAAGAGCGACCTCGACCAGGTCAACGTGCACCCGCTGCCGGTGCACGAGCGGATCCTGGAGGCGTTCCTCCAGCTCGGTTTCCGCTTCAAGTCGGCCGACCTGGAGCGGGGTCGCATCCACGGCCTACAGCAGACGTTGCCGTTCTACCAGGAGATCGAGTTCTTCGCCTCGCCGCAGTACGCGCAGACCGTCAACGAACTCGAACTGACCTTCGTCACCAACCCCCACGGCGTGGATGTGGTGCTGGAGTGCGACCGGCGCGGCGGTTTCCTCGCCCCCGGACACGATGCCTTCGGCCGTTACCAGGTGGGCCACGCCGACGCCGAGCGGTCGGACTGGGTCCAGGTGGTCGACGGTTGGTTGCAGGAGACGATCGGCCGGTTCGGCAGCCTGCGCGCCCAGGCGTTCGGGCCGGGCGGCTACGGCGCACCGAACAAGTTCGGCCACCCGCGGCAGCGCGGCGGGGTCGGCATGGGCGGTGTCGTCGCCGGTGCGGCGGTCGGCGCCGCCGGTGGGATGCTCGCCGGCCACATGCTCGGAAACGCGTTCGAGGGCGCCGAGGAGGACGTCGCCGAGGCGGCCGGTGACTTCGGCGGCGGCGAGGACTTCGGCGGCTTCGAGGAGTTCTAG
- a CDS encoding YciI family protein, with translation MLLMQFSAAGTDFPSIHTWTPEEIRAHIGFMGEVNAKLVADGEWVDGQGLAGPAQAKIVRAGAGGAPVVTEGPFAETKEFLAGYWIVDTDTPERAVEIAAWVSTAPGPGGEPLNMPIEVHPVMSAPAQDG, from the coding sequence ATGCTGCTGATGCAGTTCAGCGCCGCCGGGACCGACTTCCCGTCGATCCACACCTGGACGCCGGAGGAGATCCGCGCCCACATCGGTTTCATGGGCGAGGTGAACGCGAAGCTGGTCGCCGACGGCGAGTGGGTCGACGGGCAGGGGCTCGCCGGGCCGGCGCAGGCGAAGATCGTACGCGCCGGTGCCGGTGGTGCCCCGGTGGTGACCGAGGGGCCGTTCGCCGAGACGAAGGAGTTCCTGGCCGGATACTGGATCGTCGACACCGACACTCCCGAACGGGCGGTGGAGATCGCCGCCTGGGTCTCCACCGCTCCCGGCCCGGGTGGCGAGCCGCTCAACATGCCGATCGAGGTGCACCCGGTGATGTCCGCACCGGCACAGGACGGGTGA
- a CDS encoding glycerophosphodiester phosphodiesterase family protein: MRIVRRTAVAALAVTIVTSMLAAPAAAKPRPDRDFDLQAHRGGLGLRVESTLASFGNALQLGVRTLELDVQITEDRQAVVTHDRRVSAAKCVDTAAATPDDPEFPYVGKYVNTLTLAQVRTLDCGSKTLPDRPGQLAVPGARMPLLREVFALVKRYRAEDVTLNIETKVEAGAPSETAPREQFVQVTAAEIRAAGLLRQATIQSFDWGALRRMRQVEPRLPLVALTNYDFLQVGQPGASPWLGGLDIDDFGGDPIAAIRSFGAAAFSPVHGFPQHGTVTDADYRPYVTKQLVRHAHRNGIKVVPWTVNDVPTMAKLIDDGVDGIITDYPDRLRGLLAQRGYQLPRRYAAPFDIQAHRGGRATRPENTLPAFANALANSAISTLELDTGVTEDGKLVVIHDRTVSGSHCVDTAPVRPRDREFPYVGKLVHQLSLAQLKTLDCGTLTAPDMPAQVPVPGARIPTLDEVFALVRASGRTDVRFNIETKISPLVDDTEPYRSFTRKLVTAIQRAGLTDRATIQSFDWRTIIHARQLDRRIETVALVWQYGPAECGSLADECSLQAVYGDRSVRSPWTAGLDWWKRQDLGRLTRAAGASTVSANWQVHDPAQGTVADPDWYLRQNPAYFHGPDVHTLRSRYGLKVIPYTVNDATVMQRVIDLGVDGIITDDPDLLVGVAIRNGLR; the protein is encoded by the coding sequence CTGGACGTGCAGATCACCGAGGACCGCCAGGCCGTGGTCACCCACGACCGGCGGGTCAGCGCCGCGAAGTGCGTCGACACCGCCGCGGCCACACCGGACGACCCGGAGTTCCCCTATGTCGGCAAATACGTCAACACGCTGACCCTGGCCCAGGTGCGCACCCTCGACTGCGGCTCGAAGACGCTACCGGACCGGCCCGGACAGCTCGCCGTCCCGGGTGCCCGGATGCCGCTGCTGCGTGAGGTCTTCGCCCTGGTCAAGCGGTACCGGGCGGAAGACGTGACGCTCAACATCGAGACCAAGGTGGAGGCCGGCGCGCCGAGCGAGACCGCCCCGCGCGAGCAGTTCGTGCAGGTCACCGCGGCGGAGATCCGGGCTGCCGGGCTGCTGAGGCAGGCCACCATCCAGAGCTTCGACTGGGGTGCGTTGAGGCGGATGCGCCAGGTCGAGCCGCGCCTGCCGTTGGTGGCCCTGACCAACTACGACTTCCTCCAGGTCGGGCAGCCCGGCGCGTCACCGTGGCTGGGCGGCCTGGACATCGACGACTTCGGCGGCGACCCGATCGCCGCGATCCGCAGCTTCGGCGCCGCCGCGTTCTCGCCGGTGCACGGCTTTCCGCAGCACGGCACGGTCACCGATGCCGACTACCGTCCGTACGTGACGAAGCAGCTGGTCAGGCACGCCCACCGCAACGGGATCAAGGTGGTTCCGTGGACGGTGAACGACGTGCCGACCATGGCGAAGCTGATCGACGACGGCGTGGACGGCATCATCACCGACTACCCCGACCGGCTACGCGGGCTGCTCGCCCAGCGCGGCTACCAGCTTCCCAGGCGGTACGCCGCGCCGTTCGACATCCAGGCGCACCGCGGTGGCCGGGCCACCCGGCCCGAGAACACCCTGCCCGCGTTCGCGAACGCGCTGGCCAACAGCGCGATCTCCACGCTGGAACTGGACACCGGCGTGACCGAGGACGGCAAGCTGGTGGTGATCCACGACCGCACCGTCAGCGGGTCACACTGCGTCGACACCGCCCCGGTCCGGCCCCGTGACCGGGAGTTCCCGTACGTGGGCAAGCTGGTGCACCAGCTGAGCCTCGCGCAGCTCAAGACGCTCGACTGCGGCACGCTGACGGCGCCCGACATGCCGGCGCAGGTGCCCGTGCCGGGTGCCCGCATCCCCACCCTCGACGAGGTCTTCGCCCTGGTGAGGGCGAGCGGTCGCACGGACGTCCGGTTCAACATCGAGACGAAGATCAGCCCGCTGGTCGACGACACCGAGCCCTACCGCAGCTTCACCCGGAAGCTGGTCACCGCGATCCAGCGGGCCGGCCTCACCGACCGCGCCACCATCCAGTCCTTCGACTGGCGGACCATCATCCACGCCCGCCAACTGGACCGTCGGATCGAGACGGTCGCCCTGGTCTGGCAGTACGGCCCGGCGGAGTGCGGCAGCCTCGCCGACGAGTGCTCCCTACAGGCGGTGTACGGCGACCGGTCGGTGCGCAGCCCGTGGACGGCCGGACTGGACTGGTGGAAGCGACAGGACCTGGGCCGGCTGACCCGCGCGGCCGGCGCGTCGACCGTCTCGGCCAACTGGCAGGTGCACGACCCGGCGCAGGGCACCGTCGCCGACCCGGACTGGTACCTGCGGCAGAACCCGGCGTACTTCCACGGACCGGACGTGCACACCCTGCGGTCCCGGTACGGGTTGAAGGTGATCCCGTACACCGTCAACGACGCCACGGTGATGCAGCGGGTCATCGACCTGGGTGTCGACGGCATCATCACCGACGACCCGGACCTGCTGGTGGGCGTGGCCATCCGCAACGGCCTGCGGTGA
- a CDS encoding TIGR03557 family F420-dependent LLM class oxidoreductase: protein MVSIGYTLMCEQAGPKELVDHAVRAEAAGFDQLVMSDHYYPWLESQGHSPYAWSVLGAVAHATSRAALMSFVTCPIRRYHPAVVAQKAATIGVLSGGRFTLGLGAGENLNEHVVGGWPHVQQRHEMFEEALQIIRPLLNGETLTFSGNHYDVPDAYVWDRPDPPVPMAVAASGRQSATLAAEYADGMISTEPEPHLVEMYEQAGGRGRPRYGQVAICYGPDEAECRKIAHDQFRWFGLGWKVNSALPDTDAFAAATQTVREEDVAQGISCGPDVDQHVAAFKEFVDAGFTDVALVQIGGDSQPMFLDWAQEQLLPRLREL from the coding sequence ATGGTCAGCATCGGCTACACCCTGATGTGCGAACAGGCAGGCCCCAAGGAGCTCGTCGACCACGCGGTGCGGGCCGAGGCGGCCGGCTTCGACCAGCTCGTCATGTCCGACCACTACTACCCCTGGCTGGAGTCACAGGGCCACTCACCGTACGCCTGGTCGGTGCTGGGCGCGGTCGCGCACGCCACCTCCCGCGCGGCGCTGATGTCGTTCGTGACCTGCCCGATCCGCCGCTACCACCCGGCGGTGGTGGCGCAGAAGGCCGCCACCATCGGGGTCCTCTCCGGCGGCCGGTTCACTCTCGGCCTCGGTGCCGGTGAGAACCTCAACGAGCACGTGGTCGGCGGCTGGCCGCACGTGCAGCAGCGCCACGAGATGTTCGAGGAGGCGTTGCAGATCATCCGGCCGCTGCTGAACGGGGAGACGCTGACCTTCTCCGGCAACCACTACGACGTGCCGGACGCGTACGTGTGGGACCGGCCCGACCCGCCGGTGCCGATGGCGGTGGCCGCCTCCGGCCGGCAGTCGGCCACCCTCGCCGCCGAGTACGCCGACGGGATGATCTCCACCGAGCCGGAACCGCACCTCGTCGAGATGTACGAGCAGGCCGGTGGTCGCGGGCGGCCACGGTACGGGCAGGTGGCCATCTGCTACGGCCCGGACGAGGCCGAGTGCCGCAAGATCGCTCACGACCAGTTCCGCTGGTTCGGGCTGGGCTGGAAGGTCAACTCGGCGCTGCCCGACACCGACGCGTTCGCCGCGGCCACCCAGACCGTCCGCGAGGAGGACGTGGCGCAGGGAATCTCGTGCGGGCCGGACGTGGACCAGCACGTCGCCGCGTTCAAGGAGTTCGTCGACGCCGGCTTCACCGATGTGGCGCTGGTGCAGATCGGCGGCGACAGCCAACCGATGTTCCTGGACTGGGCGCAGGAGCAACTGCTGCCCCGGCTGCGCGAGCTCTGA
- a CDS encoding DUF397 domain-containing protein: MDKPVLPIAWHISTYSDSNGGSCVEAGPVLDGSGRVAVRHSKARDAGTIVYPAEVWSAFLRGVKGRSFN, translated from the coding sequence ATGGACAAGCCGGTGTTGCCGATCGCCTGGCATATCAGTACGTACAGCGACAGCAACGGTGGAAGTTGCGTGGAGGCCGGACCTGTTCTCGACGGCTCCGGGCGGGTGGCTGTTCGGCACAGCAAGGCCCGGGATGCTGGCACGATCGTCTACCCGGCCGAGGTCTGGTCGGCGTTTCTGCGGGGCGTGAAGGGCCGGTCCTTCAACTGA
- a CDS encoding cellulase family glycosylhydrolase — translation MKRLFAGVGAVLLATVAAVFAFGPSAHAATGFTVSGGKLYDANGNEFIMRGVNHAHTWYPSQTRSFADVKALGANSVRVVLSSGDRWTRNSADDVSNVIQLCTANRLICVLEVHDTTGYGEQSGAITLARAVDYWLSIASALNGQERYVIVNIGNEPYGNQNYSAWATDTGNAIRRLRDGGLGHTIMVDAPNWGQDWSFTMRDNAPTVFNADPARNTVFSVHMYGVFDTAAEISDYLGRFRSRQLPIVVGEFGHNHSDGDPDEDAILSYTQANGIGWLGWSWSGNSGGVEYLDMATNFNPNQLTNWGQRLFNGTNGIRQTAREASVYDGTSPTTPPPSSPPPSTPPPSTPQPGAGCTATYSIANQWQGGFQGEVRVTAGASAITGWTVRWTFANGQSVTQSWNVTVTSSGSAVTARNVDYNGRLGAGASTSFGFLGSWNGTNLSPAVTCTAS, via the coding sequence ATGAAAAGACTGTTCGCGGGCGTCGGCGCCGTCCTGCTGGCGACCGTCGCCGCCGTGTTCGCCTTCGGGCCGTCGGCGCACGCCGCCACCGGCTTCACGGTCAGCGGCGGCAAGCTCTACGACGCCAACGGCAACGAGTTCATCATGCGCGGTGTCAACCACGCACACACCTGGTACCCGAGCCAGACCCGCTCCTTCGCCGACGTCAAGGCCCTCGGCGCCAACTCCGTCCGGGTCGTGCTCTCCAGCGGCGACCGGTGGACCCGCAACAGCGCCGACGACGTGTCCAACGTGATCCAGCTCTGCACGGCCAACCGGCTGATCTGCGTGCTGGAGGTGCACGACACCACCGGCTACGGCGAGCAGAGCGGCGCCATCACCCTGGCCCGGGCCGTCGACTACTGGCTCAGCATCGCCAGCGCGCTGAACGGCCAGGAACGGTACGTGATCGTCAACATCGGCAACGAGCCGTACGGCAACCAGAACTACTCGGCCTGGGCCACCGACACCGGCAACGCGATCCGCCGGCTGCGCGACGGCGGTCTCGGGCACACCATCATGGTGGACGCCCCGAACTGGGGCCAGGACTGGTCCTTCACCATGCGCGACAACGCCCCGACGGTCTTCAACGCCGACCCGGCCCGCAACACGGTCTTCTCCGTCCACATGTACGGCGTCTTCGACACCGCCGCCGAGATCAGCGACTACCTGGGTCGCTTCCGCAGCCGGCAACTGCCCATCGTGGTCGGCGAGTTCGGGCACAACCACTCCGACGGCGACCCCGACGAGGACGCCATCCTCTCCTACACCCAGGCCAACGGCATCGGCTGGCTGGGCTGGTCGTGGAGCGGCAACAGCGGTGGCGTGGAGTACCTCGACATGGCCACCAACTTCAACCCGAACCAGCTGACCAACTGGGGTCAGCGGTTGTTCAACGGCACCAACGGCATCCGGCAGACGGCGCGGGAGGCCAGCGTGTACGACGGCACCTCGCCGACCACGCCACCCCCGTCGAGCCCGCCGCCGTCCACCCCGCCGCCGTCGACGCCGCAGCCGGGCGCCGGCTGCACGGCGACATACTCGATCGCCAACCAGTGGCAGGGTGGCTTCCAGGGTGAGGTCCGGGTGACCGCCGGGGCCAGCGCCATCACCGGCTGGACGGTGCGCTGGACCTTCGCCAACGGCCAGTCGGTGACCCAGTCGTGGAACGTCACGGTCACCAGCAGCGGGTCTGCCGTGACGGCCCGCAACGTCGACTACAACGGCCGGCTCGGCGCCGGAGCCAGCACCAGCTTCGGCTTCCTCGGCAGCTGGAACGGCACCAACTTGTCTCCCGCAGTGACCTGCACCGCCAGCTGA
- a CDS encoding phosphatase PAP2 family protein: MGAVRDVLRRPPGHFTERTIAGLALVLGAGVGFGLLLVLVRVRWSPLYDVDHGVARWLNDQVSPIGPLVTVLNAVTDLGGRAVIIWLVAVAVVGLLIRRQGRLAVFLIVTGAGALILDPSLKTLVDRLRPEVAVPIGGYAGQSFPSGHALGSMVAYGALLLVFLPAMAARWRRAAMIGVGTVVFLIGFTRVALGVHFLSDVVGAWLLGAAWLGVTAYAFRLWRLERGRPATSFTQGLEPEAAHEVAPAPDERRLLPHARAGIAEIIVGWVLVFGALYGFGMFVSYYADGTFLARLDETVPSWFARHGTPLLDDVSWWWSKAGDTHTIMFVSLVFCPLVLAIWRRWRPCCSWR, from the coding sequence GTGGGCGCGGTCAGGGACGTACTCCGACGACCCCCCGGGCACTTCACCGAACGTACGATCGCCGGCCTGGCGCTCGTACTCGGTGCCGGGGTCGGTTTCGGGTTGCTGCTGGTGTTGGTGCGCGTCCGGTGGTCGCCGCTGTACGACGTGGACCACGGCGTGGCGCGCTGGCTCAACGACCAGGTGTCGCCGATCGGCCCGCTGGTGACCGTGCTCAACGCCGTCACCGACCTCGGTGGGCGTGCGGTAATCATCTGGCTGGTCGCCGTCGCCGTGGTCGGGCTGCTGATCCGCCGGCAGGGTCGGCTCGCGGTCTTCCTGATCGTCACCGGTGCCGGGGCGCTGATCCTCGATCCGTCGCTCAAGACCCTGGTCGACCGGTTGCGTCCCGAGGTGGCCGTGCCGATCGGCGGGTACGCCGGGCAGAGTTTCCCCAGCGGGCACGCCCTCGGGTCGATGGTCGCCTACGGCGCGCTGCTGCTGGTGTTCCTGCCGGCGATGGCGGCCCGCTGGCGCCGTGCGGCGATGATCGGTGTCGGCACCGTCGTCTTCCTGATCGGGTTCACCCGGGTCGCGCTCGGCGTGCACTTCCTCTCCGACGTGGTCGGCGCCTGGCTGCTCGGCGCGGCCTGGCTCGGTGTCACCGCGTACGCCTTCCGGCTGTGGCGGCTGGAGCGGGGCCGGCCGGCGACGTCGTTCACGCAGGGGCTGGAACCGGAGGCCGCGCACGAGGTGGCGCCCGCGCCGGACGAGCGCAGGTTGTTGCCGCACGCCCGGGCCGGCATCGCCGAGATCATCGTTGGCTGGGTGCTGGTCTTCGGTGCCCTCTACGGCTTCGGCATGTTCGTCAGCTACTACGCCGACGGCACGTTCCTCGCCCGGCTCGACGAGACCGTGCCGAGCTGGTTCGCGCGGCACGGCACCCCGCTGCTCGACGACGTCAGCTGGTGGTGGAGCAAGGCCGGCGACACCCACACGATCATGTTCGTCTCGCTGGTCTTCTGCCCGCTGGTGCTGGCGATCTGGCGGCGCTGGCGACCGTGCTGTTCGTGGCGCTGA
- a CDS encoding helix-turn-helix domain-containing protein, with protein sequence MPHKPFIRTLRAQWLGQRLRALREERGMTLRLVAEHLQRDMSALGRYERADWPIRKGDVVALLDLYGFHDAAERARLLALAEEVWRTDRWDEDYGDVVDSSFIEYPWLESRAERVCCFHLTLVPGLLQTRDYAASVIRNASEPGTPEATVERWVELRMTRQEVLARPAPVKIDAVLDESVLRRKVGGNDVFRGQLEHLVDLQRRRNVSIRVMSSSVALHQGLDGTFWIFHLPEPYPAVAYVESLGGRLYMESPKAERFVGAYRQLGKAALSPAESAELIARYAKEL encoded by the coding sequence ATGCCGCACAAGCCGTTCATCCGAACACTTCGCGCGCAATGGCTGGGTCAGCGACTGCGGGCGCTGCGCGAGGAGCGCGGAATGACGTTGAGGCTCGTCGCCGAACACCTGCAACGTGATATGTCGGCGCTGGGCCGCTACGAGCGGGCCGACTGGCCTATTCGCAAGGGTGACGTGGTCGCCCTGCTCGACCTGTACGGCTTCCATGACGCGGCCGAGCGAGCCCGCCTGCTGGCGCTGGCCGAGGAGGTCTGGCGGACCGACCGCTGGGACGAGGACTACGGCGACGTGGTCGACTCGTCCTTCATCGAATACCCGTGGCTGGAGAGCCGCGCGGAAAGGGTGTGCTGCTTTCATCTGACCCTTGTGCCGGGCCTGCTCCAGACGCGTGACTATGCCGCGTCGGTCATCCGAAACGCATCGGAGCCGGGCACGCCGGAGGCGACCGTTGAGCGCTGGGTGGAACTGCGGATGACGCGTCAGGAAGTCCTTGCCCGACCGGCGCCAGTCAAGATCGACGCGGTGTTGGACGAGTCGGTGCTACGTCGCAAGGTGGGTGGCAACGATGTGTTTCGTGGCCAACTCGAACACCTGGTAGACCTGCAACGACGCAGAAATGTGTCGATTAGGGTCATGTCAAGTTCGGTTGCCCTTCATCAGGGACTCGATGGCACCTTCTGGATATTCCACCTGCCCGAACCGTACCCTGCGGTGGCCTATGTCGAGTCCCTCGGCGGTCGGCTTTACATGGAGTCGCCGAAGGCTGAGCGCTTCGTCGGCGCGTACCGTCAGTTGGGCAAGGCGGCGCTCAGCCCGGCCGAGTCGGCGGAGTTGATCGCCAGATACGCGAAGGAGTTGTGA
- a CDS encoding RNA polymerase sigma factor, whose amino-acid sequence MTRDALTEDLLRELAPQVLGVLARRFGDFATAEDAVQEALLAAATQWPRDGRPGNPRGWLIQVAYRRMVELVRGEQARRAREDLAARREPADRRSVPAAEAQLDADRDDTLVLLLLCCHPALSSASAIALTLRAVGGLGTAEIARAFLVPEPTMAQRISRAKQRIRDSGTPFRMPAAADLTARLASVLHVLYLVFTEGHVASSGDRLHRLDLAHEAIRLTRALHARLPDDSEVTGLLALMLLTEARSAARTGPSGELVPLAEQDRGRWDAAAIAEGVALVTRALPRGPVGPYQVQAAIAALHDEAPSAEATDWPQILALYEVLEGLSGSPVVALNRAVASAMVHGAAAGLAALAALDDEARLADHHRLHAARAHLYEMAGDPDRAVSHYRSAAALTASLPEQRYLLMRAARLS is encoded by the coding sequence GTGACCCGAGACGCCCTGACCGAGGACCTGCTGCGCGAGCTGGCGCCGCAGGTCCTCGGCGTGCTCGCCCGCCGGTTCGGCGACTTCGCCACCGCCGAGGACGCGGTGCAGGAGGCCTTGCTGGCCGCGGCGACCCAGTGGCCGCGTGACGGCCGGCCGGGCAACCCGCGCGGCTGGTTGATCCAGGTCGCGTACCGGCGGATGGTCGAACTGGTCCGCGGTGAGCAGGCCCGCCGGGCCCGGGAGGATCTGGCCGCCCGGCGCGAGCCGGCGGATCGGCGCAGCGTACCGGCGGCCGAGGCGCAGCTGGACGCTGACCGCGACGACACCCTGGTGTTGCTGTTGCTCTGCTGCCACCCGGCGCTCTCCTCCGCCTCGGCGATCGCGCTCACCCTGCGTGCCGTCGGCGGCCTCGGCACCGCCGAGATCGCCCGGGCGTTCCTGGTGCCGGAACCCACCATGGCGCAGCGGATCAGCCGCGCGAAGCAGCGCATCCGGGATTCCGGTACACCGTTTCGGATGCCCGCCGCGGCCGATCTGACGGCCCGGTTGGCTTCGGTGCTGCACGTGCTCTACCTGGTCTTCACCGAGGGACACGTGGCCAGCTCCGGCGACCGGCTGCACCGGCTCGACCTGGCGCACGAGGCGATCCGGTTGACCCGGGCGCTGCACGCCCGGCTGCCCGACGACAGTGAGGTGACGGGGTTGTTGGCGCTGATGCTGCTCACCGAGGCCCGCAGCGCGGCCCGTACCGGCCCGTCCGGCGAACTGGTTCCGCTGGCCGAGCAGGACCGCGGCCGGTGGGACGCGGCGGCGATCGCCGAGGGCGTCGCGCTGGTCACCCGGGCGCTGCCGCGCGGCCCGGTCGGTCCCTACCAGGTGCAGGCGGCCATCGCCGCGCTGCACGACGAGGCACCGAGCGCCGAGGCGACCGACTGGCCGCAGATCCTCGCGCTCTACGAGGTGCTGGAGGGCCTGTCGGGCAGCCCGGTGGTCGCCCTCAACCGGGCGGTGGCCAGCGCGATGGTGCACGGGGCGGCGGCCGGCCTTGCCGCGCTCGCGGCGCTGGACGACGAAGCCCGGCTGGCGGACCACCACCGCCTGCACGCCGCCCGCGCCCACCTCTACGAGATGGCCGGCGACCCCGACCGCGCGGTCAGCCACTACCGCTCCGCCGCCGCCCTGACCGCCAGTCTCCCCGAACAGCGCTACCTCCTCATGCGCGCCGCCCGCCTCAGCTGA
- a CDS encoding phosphatase PAP2 family protein, which yields MALTMFGELTLFLASAAAVDRPRPPAENLDGPMPTSSFPSGHIAATLCLWLAIAVIVLPRSDRWWRWLFVAAAVVLPVGVAVSRMYRGMHHPTDFMGAVMLAAAWIGLLYWVVRPNEDVRQGNQPAIESEDVDTLDDELARAGRPG from the coding sequence GTGGCGCTGACCATGTTCGGTGAACTGACCCTGTTCCTGGCCTCCGCGGCGGCGGTGGACCGGCCGCGTCCGCCGGCGGAGAACCTGGACGGCCCGATGCCGACGTCCTCGTTCCCCTCCGGGCACATCGCGGCCACCCTCTGCCTGTGGCTCGCCATCGCCGTCATCGTGCTGCCCCGCAGCGACCGCTGGTGGCGGTGGCTCTTCGTGGCGGCGGCGGTGGTCCTGCCGGTCGGGGTGGCGGTCTCCCGGATGTACCGGGGCATGCACCACCCGACCGACTTCATGGGCGCGGTCATGCTCGCGGCGGCCTGGATCGGGCTGCTCTACTGGGTGGTCCGTCCCAACGAGGACGTCCGGCAGGGCAACCAGCCCGCCATCGAGTCGGAGGACGTGGACACGCTCGACGACGAGCTGGCCCGCGCCGGCCGACCGGGCTGA
- a CDS encoding DivIVA domain-containing protein, giving the protein MNRGTVYRSAPPRLHPRHVRDRQFSVVGFGRRGLDPQEVRHFLRRVALELATLHEDVARLNDENSRIKRALRDWQSTQARERLS; this is encoded by the coding sequence ATGAATCGAGGCACCGTCTACCGCAGCGCACCGCCGCGGTTGCACCCGCGTCACGTCCGTGACCGGCAGTTCTCCGTCGTCGGCTTCGGCCGGCGCGGGTTGGATCCGCAGGAGGTACGGCACTTCCTGCGGCGTGTCGCACTCGAACTGGCCACCCTGCACGAGGACGTCGCCCGGCTGAACGACGAGAACAGCCGGATCAAGCGAGCGCTGCGCGACTGGCAGAGTACGCAGGCCCGAGAGCGCCTGTCATGA